GGATACGTCTATCCGCCATCAGAGCTGATAGTTTGGCCTAGCATTGAAATTGCACAGATTgccatctgttttgtttttcgagAAAAGGAACAGTTTTGATTTTCAACCTACTAGAACAACATAGCCACATCATTTGCTTGACATATTGAAGAAATATGCATTATTGAATGAAACAGACACAAACTTTCACCAGACTGGCTTCTAACTTTTCAGCAATGACAATGAATGCTCCTTATGTTGCATTGGTTTCCATATTTGTAGGtgtttatgttaatgtttttgttttgtttttggacGACGTCACAGCATTGTGTCACAAATTTCgagaaaaattgtaaacacgGATCACCTTACAATATGTCTATCTTGCATGTCATGTCGCACGTGCTTAAcggtttatttttgttttcggaTTCTGCAAAGGTATTTCAACGTCGAATGGATGGCGATGTCGACTTCTACCGTACCTGGGATGAATATCGAGAAGGCTTTGGCTTTTTACAACGTGAATTCTGGCTTGGTAACGACAAACTGGCTTACTTGACCAATCAGGGAGAATACGAGCTTCGGATCGACCTCGTTAATAAGATCGGAAACGCCTACCACGCAAAGTACAACCTCTTCCGCATTAGTGACGAATGGTCTAAGTACCGACTGGTGGACCTAGGATCGTTCTTACCTGAGAGTACAACAGGTGTGTTTACCTTTCATTGGTGGTTAAAGTACGATCCTTCATTTTGTCTAGTCGTAATGTGATTGTAAGAAAAATCATTTATCCTTTTATGAAGCGCTCAGATTGTCTTCTGTTGCTACATGCTTCATGCAACGCAGAGCAATTTTCAAACAAACTAGAACAgttaatttctttttcaaagatAGGTGAGCAAGCTCAAACAGGGTCGGTACTTGGTATATTTAGATTCATTCAAAATTAAAAGTATAGGAAACTACCATGGCCAAGATGAAAATTATATATTCAGATTGTCAACTTGATGTTTTAATTGACTGACAAACTCTTTCTACACTAGCCTCTTTATCATAGCAACTGTTGAAGTTGAGCACGTTCTTTTTCCACAGTTTATGACGCGCTTTCTTATCATCGAAATATGTCATTCAGCACctatgacaatgacaatgatatTGCAGGTCATACGTATGGTCCGAACTGTGCTGTTAATTACCACGGTGCCTGGTGGTATAAAAATTGTTACATATGTAACCTCAACGGTGACTACTTTGGCTGCAACGACTGTCTGCAGAGTATTAATTGGCAACAACTTCCTGGAAGCCGACATAACATAATGTATTCGGAAATGAAAATTCGCCCTATAGCCTGAACTTGTTTTGCTAATGTATACGAGGAAAAGCATTGACTATCGCGGAAATTAAAAGCTGGTTCATGCTACCGTGGTGCTTAAGTTAATATTTAATGATTTAAAATACCGTTTTAAGTTATTAATTAGAGTCTAGCGCAGGCAAGATATATTATAggtatttgtttaattttattgcCTATAACATGATGTTACGATCAGCAATGAGCTGTAAGACTGCATCCAGGAACATCCTACACCTCCTGATTCTCACCCATGTGAATACGCTTCGTCTTGCGCACCTTTCCTTTGTGAATGAAATTTCTTTacgattttctttttctttttatattttacccCATGAGGCTGATCATTGCCACTGCGTCCACACGCAGACTGCTTATGTGCTCAGGGGCAGCGAAAGAGGGATCAATCTTGTGGGAGGTGAAAGGTGAAGGGGAGTGGCACAAAGGCTGAGATGATCTAGGCACGTGACTTGAGGAGGAGGGATGGCGGGGCTGGGATAAAGTTGCCGTCCCACAAAATGGATCCTATGTGTAATCCGTGGCCAAGAATTCCGATCTTTGATTGCTTTTCTTTTCAGATAAACTTGTTCTTAATTTTCAACACCGGGGAGTACTTTGTAAACATAATTGTATTaatgtatttaatttttaaacaaaatgtcaGTTCATTAATGTTAAAATGACTCCTTTGAGTTGCAAAGTTGGAAGaaggaaatttgttttgctatataaatgtttattaatGACAGAGTGGCATTTTTTAGGTATTCCACAAAACTGGGGGACTCTGTCCGGATCTGCGGTCTCTGCTAGCTCTTCGGCTCTACATAGGCTAAAAAAGGCTAGGTCAAAACTGTAGTTCTTTTCCATATTTGTGATTGTATTTATGCAcaataaaaaaatgaagaaatatgtTCGGCATGTAAGTCGACATTAGTATTGACTCTTTGTTTTCGCCTATTTTCATGTCATATTATATTTACTGCAACATTGTAAACGTTACGGTCACTATCTTTGTAGTATACGGTAAAGCTGTTTAGCGAACTACCAACCGAATAAGTGGACAACAGCGCATAGGTGTTTAAGTTATCGGTTTGTGTAAGGAATACGTATACGGACAGCAGCTATCTAGTACCAATTAATGCCCTAAGTAATAACTGGGtcattaaatgtaaatataatgtatatataatgtatatataatgtatatatatatatatatatattatatatgtgtcTTCCGGCagcaaaataatataatatcagtCGTGCTTGTGAACATGATTTCTTGGCAAGCGATCAAGCAAAGTTATCCACTGTCCGTCTGTATCTGATTGCTGACAATATTACGTCATATACCGGTATTGACCAAAGcttttgataaaatgttgagTAGTCAGAACGAAATTCGATCATAGGAATTCTCGAAGATACCAAATGATTGAAGTCGTAGTTAGTTTAAAGGAGTATAACACTCTCATATATGGTTTGTCACTGATGAGAGCAGAGCCTTTCTACATCTGAAATCACTGTTTAATTTGGGATAAAATCACTTCGGTTAACCAACCACAAAGTAATATCCAGTTAAAAAGTATAATTATTTtaccacatatatatgtactgcCCTCGCTTGGTTACTCTGaattttaaatgataaattcaGCAAGCTTGATGAAGTATGAACACTCAAAATCTGAACCCGTCATCAAGAATACGCCGGATATATACCGgcaatgaagaaataaaataaaccaaTAATCCCTTGATATAATTGACCGTGATTACCATTAAGGCTTAAAAGGGGAGTCGTAAGCATTGTACACTTAGGTAGGTAGAGAATTCCAGACGTTATATTTATTATGatataaaaacataacattGTAGGTTTCATGATCATAAAATCGTACAACATATATCCTACGTAATTATAttgtaatgtaaaatatgtaaaacacaTTTACACTAGAAATATGAGTGAACATTAAATACCCTGCAGTAGACTGACATCTGCGCTATACATATTATCGAACGTACCTCGTGCTACGCAGGAAAATTCAAAGTGAAATGATTGGGGTATTTACCTCAAATTGTCTGAAGAGATGACTTAAGAGATGAGTGAAAAGGGGGTTTGTGCTATAACTCCAAGTGAAAACATTGAATTGACAAGGAACGTTTGCATGCATAATTGAAATGTCTCGTTGTAGTTGCCGTAATGTTAACTGGGTCGCAAATTGCGTCATAGAATTTCGAGTAAACGGCTGGCCCTGTTTTCCCCAAATTTTGTATGCAGCTATATGTAGTTACCATGTTAACTAAGGTCAAGGTTAATGATCAGTACTCAAATTAGCAGAACAATAGATTATGCTTTAAATCTTACAGGCTGCATTGGATTGACTTGGAATCTTGACAGGTATCAGATGTCAGATAGTAATAAAATATGTGGTTGCTATGGTGGCAAAATTCAGCGGTCAGagttaaaatatcaaaataagcaataattgaatttttgttttaatttcaacGGGAAGCACTGAATCGACTTGCAACTTTTTGAACCATTATCGATTTAGAAAAATACAGAAATGGTATATAGAAAAAAACCATGACAAAGTAGAACAAAGTGAGGTGGCTGAAAGCCAACATTGTTTCTATAACTTTGAAACGCCAACATAGAGATAACATGGCTTGATTCTGGTTTGTAAGGTCAGCACCATCGATATCATTACGGTACTGTACCTGTACCATCATTACCAATACAAAGGTTTGAAACATGAGTATGTTGGAATTTCTGGCCATTGTTTGGGAGCCCTAGATCAATCTACAAGGGGTAACATCTCCTTGGCGAGAGCCTGTATATGACAAAACCAACTGTAGCAGCAAAACGTATGATTTGTGCATTTGTTTATTACAGTTAACCTTCCGTCCTTTTTTAACCTCAGTTTAAGTACGTATCCGCTTCTTCGCGTGTACCTCGAAGCTGATTTACTGATACCAAGCATATTGCTCTTATATATAAGTGTTTGTTCTCATCAAAGTACAGTTCCTCTTGACAAAATTCATAAAGCCTAGCTGTGATTAAAACAATTAGTCAGTTCTCACATCTATTAATGAATATACTAACTGGTGtattgaacacaaaaaaaagCTTTATTCAAGACGATATGTTTCCTTCGATTTTTTGGTTACCATGGAGTGGCATGGCTATCGAGAGACTTAGAATGGTTTTGTAAATTTATCTTTGTTGCAGTTGCCATTGAATCAATTTTTAATATGTTCAGATGAGAATCACACCTTATTAAAGACTTcgattttcttcaattttattgATAGTGAATAAccgaaaatatcattttatttattacgTTGTTGATATATGATTGCATGATATGTATATCAACCTTAACTGCTGTCTCTTCACAAGAGTTTGAGCGATAATTAATCAGCGCCAATATTGAATATTCTGAATGGTATATTGAACACAAAAGAAGCTGTATATCAATACAATATGTTCCCTTCGATTTTAGTTATCATGGACAGGCATGGCTtcagaataaattattaaagatcaacacacTCCAGAAAAGTTTGTACCACTAAGCTACggtggtatatatataggcctatatatatatatatatatatatatataaatgaaaatatataaatgaatatatatataaatgaaaatcgtaatgagttggaaaatcaactgggattcgaaccacgggccttccgctctgtacgcggacaccctaaccaactaggccatggacgctgattgtatgtccagaggttcgaaaccggtaagaaaggtcgtaattccactgtaggcgtttgtcacctgtatcgaacaatactacttctgttttcggtgacatattttgccttactctagagatcaaacatgatgctgaccaactcgaaatcatttgtgattcctaaagccggatctcgaaagagatactttaaacagactttatgttaatgcaatggaggtaaatgacaaaggcaaatgaatatataaatgaaaaacgtaatgagttggaaaatcaagatcAGTGAAAagacttccagcctccaccgggattcgaaccacgggccttccgctctgtacgcggacaccctaaccactaggctttggacgctgattgtatgtccagaggttcgaaaccggtaaggaaggtcgtaattccactgtaggcgtttgtcacctgtatcgaacaatactacttctgttttcggtgacatattttgccttactctagagatcaaacatgatgctgaccaactcgaaatcatttgtgattcctaaagccggatctcgaaagagatactttgaacagactttatgttaatgcaatggaggtaaacgagaaaggcaaatgaatatatataaatgaaaatcgtaatgagttggaaatatatatatatatatatatatatatatgtatccaatatatatatatatatatttaattgaaattgtagatGTACGAATCATCTTTTATTGCCAACATGTGTTGACAAAGATATCTTTTTTTCATTAGCTTACGTAAAAAAACACACTGAAGAGCTTCTTAAATATGAGTCTGGTAGCTGAGATGAGTATTTGTTTATCTTCAGTTCCCAGTGTCTCTTCTCGTTTTGTTTGTCAAACAGAAATCTCCAGGACGACAGATGAAGTTTACTCCCAACCTTCTTGGAAATCAATAAATGTATCACGTAAATGAATCATGTGAATATATTAAACCTTCCTccttgaaaaaataataatttctcaTATACGTTTTAGTTAGCGTCACTGAACGTTAGATTCGCTGTCTACCTAAAAGAACATACTAGGGCTCCGAGGAACTATAGCAATAAGAACAATGAATGAAACGAAATATTTTAAACTTTTGCTGACCATGCTGATCTTCTGTGATGTTGGCCAAGCAGGAAGTAAGTGAACCTTTCTTGAGTTTTATTTAAGAACTTATAATACGTTAGTtcattcaaataaatatatatatagcactggttTGGGGAATATGTTGACAcccattcaaatatatatatatatatatatatatatatatatatatatatatatattattgaaaacgTCATGAGAAGAAAATTCCAgagcagtgaaaaaacttccagcctccaccgggattcgaacccggaccTCCCGTTTTTCTACGCGGACACCCTTTCCACTAGGCTGTGGACGccgattgtatgtccagaggttcgaaaccggtaaggaaggtcgtattTTCACTGTTGACGCTTGACacatgtatcgaacaatgcgagttatgtttttggtgacatattttgccttattcTTGAGATCAAACaagatgctaaccaactcaaaatcatttgtgattccttaagCCGGATCTTGAAAGATATAACTATATAGGATATATGGCCACTGGTTGGatatccagaggttcgaaaccggtaaagaaTGCTATTCCAATATAAATGTCATACTCTCCACACGTTATCGGTCGTCTTTACGTACTATTATTCTAGTGAAATATTTAACTCAAGTGATCTTGTAAACTCTATTCCAGCTTTCCATTAAAACCATGTTCAActacaaaagaaaacattaaatattttcTGCACCTCTAACCTTCCTCTAGATATAACATTTGTACTTTCATTATGGTAAAAAAGACCTCGTCCACTAAATTATTTGTTCTTACTCTACCGTTGCAGTGTTAAGATAATATAAACTATTATTTTGTTTCCGTTTCTGCAGACTTATGTGACTTTGAAGCAATGTTTCCATGTGAAGGAAAACACTGCTTGTCGTACCAAGAGGAAGGTAAATTTCTTGACAGTTTACAATGACTTAGACAAAAGAAACAGCTAGGAAGGTGCTTTACTCTTTaaagttgaaagaaatatcattattacatttattaaatatatttgatttgatcGGTTAACAATATGTAAGAACATGCCTGCCATTTCACGAGTTCTCCAAGCACTCTAATTTTCGAAGATTGCAAATTCGGTGAAAAAGTTTTAGCTACTTAGTTTTGGTGTTTCATCAAGGTGATATCATTAGAAAGAGCACAACCTTATCCACACCCTATCTGTCTGTCAGCTTTTACTGTTTTGCTAAGAAGCTTACACGAAAAGGAATAAAGGAATGTATGGTTATTTCTACTGTTCATGGTTGTATCATACTCCAGACATCCTACTATTTTATAAAAATGACAAACTTAAGAGGAATTGattaatgaaatatgtgaaataCCAACGGAATAGTACATCTGCTTTCTCAAGATTTGAGAAGGTTGTTAGTACAGAGATAGTACAGAACTCTTAATTTACCTTTTAAAAATTAACCTTTCATTGTTTTCTACCTTTAAGATGCTACAACCAAGCAGAGCACCACCTCACCGCCGATTAGCACACTCTCCTCTTGCCTGACACTACGGTGTCCTCATTTGAAACAACCACGCAGAGCACCACCTCACCGCCAGTTGAAAGCTCCTCTCAGTCAATCGACACGACTCGTTTATCAACCCCGACTGTCTGCCTACGTGGTCAGCTGCGATGCTACAATGATGACAATGAAATGGTCTGTGCGGCACCTGCGAATTGCACATGTCAAATAACCAGTGTGAATGCAAGCATTTCGGTGAGTTTCCCAAGTCTTTACTTCTGCAGCCAGATATCGAGAAGTCACtttatataacataaatgaCTTTCAGATGTTTAAATTCAATTACAAATGACGGTGTTCTGCCAGTTTCCCCCCTTGACTCTACGTTAATTTTGATATACTGCTATCCATTCTTTATGCCGACAGCAAAAAAATATCATcctcatcgtcgtcatcgtgaTCGTCATTTtaatcgtcatcgtcgtcgtcgtcaacCTCGTCACAAaagttatcattatcattattatcgttatagttattcatattattgttataatttacTTTCACTGTTTACAACCACGTTGCTCTTTCACAGGCCGGTGGATTTTATGTCAACCCTAATTGTACAAGAATGGCTCACTGTATAAACGGCAGTGTCACCTGGGATGACAAATACAGTTGCAGTCTCAATGCACAGTGTGAGGAACAAAACAATGTTCGTCAATGTTACTGCAAGgctggttaccatggtgatggaAAAACATGTTTGCAGCTCACTGACTGCGAAGATGTATATACTGCTGGTTTTAACGAAAGTGGTATCTACACCATTAAACCAACCGTGGGGCCTGGATCACCATTTCTAGTTTATTGCAACATGGCTGAcggaggtggatggacggtCAGTCATAATAGAATCTAGATTTCTGTAGGCCTTTGGTATATAATTCACAAATAATGAATCACAGATGACATCAACTACAGTCATTTTTGCCGTGTCACATAatcaaaattcataaaatttgGTTTTGAGAAATTAGCTGATACTTCCTTTAGTCAGGTATACGATGACATTATGGACCAATacatatgtaatgtatatatgaaaataaaaacttaagGATTTTAGTTCATATCTTAAACTGAATTTTAATACTAAAACGGATAAGTTGTTGCCCTATTGCTTTATCTTAACTTATTGATTTTGTTAAGCATAGATTGCATATGACAATGGGAAAGATGTTAAAAACGTATTTAAATGgactgcagacagtaatgtTGAATAGCAAGAAGGTGCAGGTCGAGTGTGCTATACTGCTTTCAAGGGAGTAGAAATATCACAAACCAGAGAAGACCGAATTCAAGAAGAAATATACTAGTATTGCATTACTCAAAACACGTGTAttaagaaaacatttaaaatttatgATAACAAATATTATGGAACATCTAACAGAAAattttttttagcttcatttaaaatgttaaataatatgtTTGCATGCATAGCACAATTATTTTACACATGTGTTGTTATTCCAAGGGTTCAACATTACAGCTAAGtaattttgtatgtatatagctgactaaaacaaaacaattttagaCAATTTCTGGTGGTATAGTCTGGATGTACTTACTGGTTcccatttatttttcaaattcttaTTTTCACTTTGGCAATTAGATTCATTACAGTTAGCATTACAAAGATACAGTGTAACAGAATAGTGACGAAAGAAAGAACTctctgttaattttgtttttctgtggTTGCTCCTTCAAGTAAAATAGCATAAGCTCATAAAATGTCAGTCTTCTTTTTCTGTTTATTATGGAATGTCTCATATTCGATTATATTCTTAAAGTATTCGGTAAACTGACTCATTCTGGTTCATCTCTGTATATTAATTTACATGAGAAACATCCCCATGACTTCTTagttttaaaatgataaatcttAGGAAGTccttaatttattttgatttcaggTGTTCCAACGCCGAGTTAATGGTTCTGTTGATTTTTACCGTAACTGGACCAGCTACAAGGAAGGCTTTGGTCAGATCGTTCATGAATTTTGGATGTGTAATGACAAGCTGTATTACATTACCAATCAAGATAACTATCAAATCCGGATTGATCTGGTCGACAGGGAAGGGACTCCATACTTCGCTGAATATGACTCGTTCCGTATCAACGATGAAATTGACAAGTATCGTCTGTCCGCGGTAGGAACTTACAACGGGACAGCAGGAGTAGAACAACCCTTGTGTGAGTTAAATAAGTAATGGAGATGGCTCCATCTTTTGCCATCTTGATTACCAATTTCTATCTCCATTAATGTAAATAACTTCATAAATAGTTTTTTATCTGAACAAATTATTAAGCACAATCATAAAATATACTATTTTTTTCAATCataacataattataataacgACATTGTCACGGCGGCTTTTTCTACATATATTTGGAACTTGTTTATTGTCCCTCTATAATTGAGCTATTTACTTGTTCCAGGTTTATATTCTTTATTTGGATATCAAAACTTTTTGTAGAAAAAACacgaaacatatatatatatgtatatgtataagtTTTTGACGAATGTTTAAGTATGAGCAAAATATTGAACGTATAGTTTGTTCGTAAAAATGCTATTAATGCATGGGGCGTTTTTCTTCATGATCTGTCATAGATATCACTCTACCGTACCATCAATATAAAGAGAGTAAAGATTAGGAACTTTATAGCTTGTGTGGAGTAATATGACTTTACCGTGACCCCTCAGTATTACACTCTTATCGTGTGATTtattttaaatcaatatttctaATATGAAAGAGATTGAGATTAAGAGTTTCTTACTGATATGTGATATTTGATATTATACGCACTAGGGTGGAAAAGGGTTATGCGGCTGAAACGTCAGTGTATTATGTATCTTTTCTCTTTTGTCTTAACAGACGGCGAAGATGCTTTGAAATTTCAGTTCAACAGTTTCTTTAGTACCTACGATAAAGATAATGATATGGATACTCGACACTGTGCGGTAGACAACCAAGGCGCATGGTGGCACAGCGAGTGCTGTAGATCTAATCTCAATGGCAAATACTTCGCTAGTGACGTTCCTTACATTAAGTATTGTTGTGGGTCTTATTCCACTATCTGTTGGAACAACCTACCAGAACCTGACCATAACATCAAATACAGCGAGATGAAGATTCGACCTGTACGTGATTAAATATAGCAAATATCTTCAAATTTTCTGTATCTGTAGACGGAGTAAGCAGACGCTTCACCACAGATTAAATGAATAAGACTTAAAGTGTATTCCTAGAGATATTTACGAGCCGGAAACCCCACATCGAGCCTGAAATAATATCCTTCGTTCTCGTTTATATTTCGTCATATGAAGGTAAAATTGAGTGCAATTTCAGCAGATTCATATTGCCTCAGATTTTGTCATGTTCAGTTTTAATACAGTAGAGTAACGTATTCTTGTATCATTGTTTTAGTCAATTATTtacattacaacaacaaaatattcccattgatattaaattaactgagaattgtattttatttaaattaaaaaacaatttacaCTTCGTAAATGAAAATGTACCCTCCCAAACTAAGGAAACTACAAGAATCTGTTTAGATTCCAAAATTTCGTTACTATGTATTGCCATATCACTGTTCAAATCAACAGATTTCCGACAGTTTGTCCCATTTTCGACATTTGGGAAGACATCATATCAACATAAGCCAATTGTAAGATAGGCTTCTGCATGGAATTTGTTAAATCTATTGTTGAATTGACATAGAATGTGTGTTTGTTGTGGTCCTAATGTAGCATTTGTGTTTGCTCTTTCATTGTGAtaccatatattattattaatcatgCGAGTTTACACTGAGATTTAATTAGACGTGTTTCAATTGTGATGGTTTCGAAATagttattacttttttaataatttgtggAAATCATCAACTTTGCAAATGTTAACAAATACTGAGAGAACCTGTTtccaaatatattaatatttcccattgatattaaattaactgagaattttattttatttaaattaaaaaacaatttacaCTTCGTAAATGAAAATGTACCCTCCAAACTAAGGAAACTACAAGGATCTGTTTAGATGCCAAAATCTCGTTACTAGGTATTGCCGTATCACTGTTCAAATCAACAGTTTTCCGAAAGTTTTTCCCATTTTCGACATTTGAGAAGACATCATATCAACATAAGCAAATTGTAAGATAGGCTCCTGCATAGAATTTGTTAAATCTATTGTTGAATTGACATGTAATGTGTGTTTGTTGTGGTCCTAATGTAGCATTTGTGTTTGCTCTTTCATTGTGAtaccatatattattattaatcatgCGAGTTTACACTGTAATTAATTGGACGTGTTTCAATTGTGATGGTTTCGAAGTAATTATAACTTTTTAAAAATTAGTGGAAATCATCAACTTTGCAAATGTTAACAAATACTCAGATAATCTTTTCCTTGTCATTTAGTGTATTAAATCGATTCTCCCAAATCATGCGAACTCTTTAATTaacaaacatttatatatatataagggatggatggagggagggagggagggagggagggagggataaACACGCTATTGGTGGCTAGTCAGAGTTTCAAGCACATTGACTTCTTATCACTGCGGCGATTATCAGTCAACTGAATCTTGCAATTACGACTATTTCCTTTGTGGACGGTCAGGTGGTTTCTTTGAACGATTGCTATGACGACATTTGGATACAAATTCGCTACGCTTGTTTATTGAGTTGGAGCTTTTGTCGGCTCTGCTTCTTTATATGAAGAACTTTATTCCATAGAAAGATTACACTGGTCGGAGCTGCGCTTATATGTATTAGACTGCTTTTAGGGTTTCCCAAGAGTTGGAGTGATCGATTACTcaatatatataagaagagCAACATCAAAATAGGTTATAGATGTATAAGGAATATGCGGCATATTATAAAAGCCCGCAATAACAAGATTATATCGAAAGCAAACCAGGAGACCAGTGAAATAACTTGCAATTGCAGAAAATAGAGCGACTGCCCCTTGTCCGGGGAATGTCTCTCCAGCGATATAATGTGCAAAGCAAAGGTCACAACTGGTCAAGAGACAGCCGTATAAATCGGTCTGGTTAGTAGAAGCTTCAAGGCAagctacaacaacaacatcaaatatTTCTGCAACTTACGTTATCAAAAGCAACTGAGCTCTCAAAACACATCTGGgacttaaaaagaaagaaaatcgaTCACTCCGTTGTCTCAAAGAACttatcattttgaaaaaaattacaatgttttgattttgtaGGAATATTATCTACCAGTGGGAGAAACCAACCTGTTGTATTCCTATCAAGCACAAAACCACTTAAAGAGGTGAACTGATGTCGCTGCTGCTGCATTAGTCAGACACACGTACGAAACTTAAGTATTTCAGAATCCGAAACTTCATGATGGCACAATCTAAAAAGATGCACTTTCtattacttacttttacacgaCAATATTTATCGCCGAAATACTTCTTTGAGTTATTTATGTGTATCAGATTGATGTAAAATGTACTTTATGATAAACGTTTGTGTAAATACATGGTGTTAAAAAGTCTCATTGgtgtttgatattttaaaattgattttgtCGTGCATTGTGATGTCAAAACCGCTATTTTGTTGGCAGCTGTGCACCGACTGTTACAAAGCTTATTAATTATTACGTATATTAT
This window of the Apostichopus japonicus isolate 1M-3 chromosome 9, ASM3797524v1, whole genome shotgun sequence genome carries:
- the LOC139974400 gene encoding fibrinogen-like protein A — translated: MLNHLITCTVFIFSILAAGFLMICDGQVINPIHHGNSRVRRSTECNACLYYQEAQYPRDCEDVYNNHCDFQTQESGVFMIQPDDAPEPFNVFCNNSVDGGKWTVFQRRMDGDVDFYRTWDEYREGFGFLQREFWLGNDKLAYLTNQGEYELRIDLVNKIGNAYHAKYNLFRISDEWSKYRLVDLGSFLPESTTVYDALSYHRNMSFSTYDNDNDIAGHTYGPNCAVNYHGAWWYKNCYICNLNGDYFGCNDCLQSINWQQLPGSRHNIMYSEMKIRPIA
- the LOC139974551 gene encoding microfibril-associated glycoprotein 4-like; its protein translation is MVCAAPANCTCQITSVNASISAGGFYVNPNCTRMAHCINGSVTWDDKYSCSLNAQCEEQNNVRQCYCKAGYHGDGKTCLQLTDCEDVYTAGFNESGIYTIKPTVGPGSPFLVYCNMADGGGWTVFQRRVNGSVDFYRNWTSYKEGFGQIVHEFWMCNDKLYYITNQDNYQIRIDLVDREGTPYFAEYDSFRINDEIDKYRLSAVGTYNGTAGVEQPLYGEDALKFQFNSFFSTYDKDNDMDTRHCAVDNQGAWWHSECCRSNLNGKYFASDVPYIKYCCGSYSTICWNNLPEPDHNIKYSEMKIRPVRD